From Theileria equi strain WA chromosome 4 map unlocalized gcontig_1105316255053, whole genome shotgun sequence, one genomic window encodes:
- a CDS encoding hypothetical protein (encoded by transcript BEWA_044520A) — translation MILVNVNDGTVHKEIFRYKEQTGRNGNDKSAWQRSTSYAGEIATLKVSFDPKKFTLDISSLGEDENFTLVKEEKNGVLTLLFATKQGYSIEKVVNGSETICAINGDFRSFLCEYHSKGDSKLLRVHTEKDFKVSLSWYEKSSDKWNQMKPDDFLKKLNEMRGVPNPTPKSNITP, via the coding sequence ATGATACTAGTTAATGTAAATGACGGGACTGTACACAAAGAAATATTCAGGTATAAAGAACAAACTGGGCGCAATGGTAATGATAAGTCAGCTTGGCAAAGATCAACTAGCTATGCGGGAGAAATTGCTACCTTGAAAGTGTCTTTTGACCCAAAAAAGTTCACTCTGGACATATCATCCCTCGgggaagatgaaaattttacgcttgtaaaggaagagaagaatggagttcTCACTCTCTTATTTGCCACCAAACAAGgctattccatagaaaAGGTTGTAAATGGGTCTGAGACAATATGCGCAATAAATGGTGACTTCAGATCCTTCCTCTGCGAATACCATTCCAAGGGAGACTCCAAACTGCTGAGGGTACACACAGAGAAGGACTTTAAGGTCTCACTCAGCTGGTATGAAAAGTCTAGTGACAAGTGGAATCAGATGAAGCCAGATGATTTCTTAAAGAAGCTTAATGAAATGAGAGGAGTTCCTAATCCAACTCCAAAATCTAATATCACTCCTTAA
- a CDS encoding signal peptide containing protein (encoded by transcript BEWA_044530A), with protein sequence MKVLAVLWTICLVKLCNAGCFGGKRKTDKKDIVIIAVDQPLELPPPTEPKTLDLACLKDPRYKTVDVNIDGVPARVYIFSPKEDIKKVRTMRKTYGRHLGSLEVILKKLLQGSAIIV encoded by the coding sequence atgaaggtTCTAGCAGTGCTATGGACGATATGTTTGGTAAAGTTATGCAATGCAGGATGCTTTGGCGGTAAACGCAAAACGGATAAAAAGGATATAGTGATTATTGCAGTGGATCAGCCCCTTGAACTTCCTCCACCAACAGAGCCAAAAACACTGGACCTTGCTTGTCTTAAGGATCCCCGCTACAAGACGGTAGATGTAAACATTGATGGAGTTCCTGCAAGGGTTTACATTTTTAGTCCAAAAGAAGACATTAAGAAGGTCAGAACAATGAGAAAGACGTATGGGAGGCATTTAGGATCGTTGGAGGTGATATTGAAAAAGTTACTTCAGGGATCTGCAATTATTGTATAA
- a CDS encoding hypothetical protein (encoded by transcript BEWA_044540A) — protein MGGRYSVIDIAKDTNNNAQTTYYGRNGYSITLFRTDEPKIKIKDGDEKQQLKNYKQYKHKIPEDNAWWSVYYQLQKVEHNGIEQTGFEEKGYLQTHKVVEVVYWLNDKANFFPLIIGLGEGKPTHFKRESITNEWKYSDIVPPADLSDYQRVLGGLNTKFNNVVIVNLNAKMDRSTVVILPKMNLRVLRIVLAIVLIMELPLLPSQFQR, from the coding sequence ATGGGTGGCAGGTATTCCGTCATAGATATTGCCAAAGATACTAACAATAATGCCCAAACCACATACTATGGGAGAAATGGGTATAGCATAACTCTTTTTAGGACAGATGAaccaaagataaaaatcaaggatggagatgaaaaacAACAACTCAAGAATTACAAACAATACAAACATAAAATTCCGGAAGATAATGCATGGTGGTCTGTCTATTACCAACTTCAAAAGGTAGAGCACAATGGTATTGAACAAACTGGATTTGAAGAAAAGGGTTATCTTCAAACCCATAAGGTGGTAGAAGTTGTATACTGGCTAAATGATAAGGCGAATTTCTTTCCACTGATCATTGGTCTTGGTGAAGGTAAACCAACCCATTTTAAACGAGAAAGTATTACTAACGAATGGAAGTATTCCGATATTGTACCTCCAGCGGATTTATCAGACTACCAGAGAGTATTAGGTGGACTCAACACAAAATTTAATAACGTTGTGATAGTTAACCTTAATGCTAAAATGGACAGAAGTACTGTGGTCATCCTTCCAAAGATGAATTTAAGAGTCCTAAGAATAGTTCTAGCAATTGTTCTCATAATGGAGCTACCTTTGTTACCATCGCAGTTTCAGAGATAA
- a CDS encoding hypothetical protein (encoded by transcript BEWA_044550A) — MISFKESIVTTEYKCLNAYYTSENMNDKPLLLELQEVNQETSKLYTLGNDGKWTSSEFSKDDLTQALDQENCIRNNIVLANVSNKGNYFCKCGNNHREIHVKQQYNNLPIGSELYEHTLQSTVGKESQKSSFNSHRLMDYSKDVTLPEISVKDTNKIYVYFCDRNKNMPLLVYMDNGSEHGGTWLRKIYGDKTWTEADSGSLSVESPNDSDSKDKIGKLLHEVGKELNIGCEHTVNIPTSVATTTPPHPVPPPLPGAAGSGTGSSGGGSRSPSGDVSNNQPSSQQDAGVPGPQGANPRASGQPGLKEPQDSGVRSPGEGGEGPTGDPGKAQSEDNVGRRDGGQKSSGDSSSVSSTDSESSGSNQTDKETSETGRDGQSGADKTDIQKIVQKAVAFITNHPTEIGGGVGATGGLIGLAIWKGPAIFSKILAIFITAV, encoded by the coding sequence ATGATCTCATTTAAGGAGTCCATTGTAACCACAGAATATAAATGTCTTAACGCTTATTACACATCAGAGAATATGAATGATAAGCCCTTGTTGTTAGAACTGCAAGAAGTAAATCAGGAAACATCAAAGCTTTATACTCTTGGaaatgatggtaaatggacGTCTTCAGAattttccaaagatgaCCTTACTCAGGCACTCGATCAGGAGAACTGTATACGCAACAATATTGTTCTTGCTAATGTGTCAAATAAAGGAAACTATTTCTGTAAATGCGGGAATAACCATAGGGAGATTCATGTTAAACAGCAATACAACAATCTACCAATTGGATCCGAATTGTATGAACATACTCTTCAAAGTACAGTGGGTAAAGAAAGTCAAAAATCTTCTTTTAATAGTCATAGACTAATGGATTACAGTAAAGATGTTACGTTGCCTGAAATTTCAGTGAAAGATACAAACAAGATATATGTCTACTTTTGTGACAGGAACAAAAATATGCCATTGCTTGTTTATATGGACAATGGatctgaacatggaggcACATGGTTAAGAAAGATTTATGGAGACAAGACATGGACAGAAGCTGACTCTGGTTCTTTGTCTGTAGAGAGTCCTAACGATAGTGATTCCAAGGATAAAATTGGGAAACTACTCCACGAAGTTGGAAAGGAACTCAACATTGGATGTGAACACACAGTTAATATTCCTACCTCTGTCGCTACTACTACACCGCCTCATCCTGTACCTCCACCCCTTCCAGGTGCTGCAGGGTCCGGTACCGGTTCTAGTGGTGGAGGATCTAGATCTCCCAGTGGTGATGTCAGTAATAATCAACCCTCATCTCAACAAGATGCCGGTGTTCCTGGACCTCAAGGTGCTAATCCTCGTGCTTCTGGTCAACCTGGACTTAAAGAGCCTCAAGATAGTGGAGTAAGAAGCCCTGGTGAAGGTGGGGAAGGGCCTACTGGTGATCCGGGTAAAGCTCAATCTGAAGACAATGTTGGAAGACGAGATGGAGGACAAAAATCTAGTGGTGATAGTTCATCCGTTAGTTCCACTGATAGTGAGTCATCTGGGAGCAACCAAACAGATAAAGAAACATCAGAAACGGGTAGAGATGGTCAAAGCGGAGCTGATAAAACTGATATACAGAAGATTGTTCAGAAGGCAGTTGCCTTCATTACAAATCACCCTACTGAAATTGGTGGAGGTGTAGGAGCTACTGGAGGTCTCATCGGTCTTGCTATCTGGAAAGGACCTGCTATATTTAGCAAGATACTTGCAATCTTCATTACTGCTGTATAA